Proteins encoded by one window of Vitis vinifera cultivar Pinot Noir 40024 chromosome 10, ASM3070453v1:
- the LOC100254844 gene encoding uncharacterized protein LOC100254844 codes for MPLYCFHIPPTTLNPSHFHQKSHKVLGTHNEKRVLASRKISHAAHSRISPLWTVDEIAEAVNGTIVQRGPPGPICTDTRTLEPGQWFFAIRGENFDAHEFITPELGHKGCVGVIGNWVCPNWDKGFVEMGGETLTSLEKMANYARNKFHGCLVGVTGSAGKTTTRTMIALTLESLGLVHQTHGNENNRIGVCLSLIGIPQNVGFVVLELGMDRRGEIMELARKARPSIRVILNVGCAHLENFASLEEVAMAKGEILAEAKPGDVCVLNADDPLVMSLPVPHGVKKVLFGQRLECDVRFAAEKVHGGHGVRVVLERNHEKVEFVIPSPGLHLAQNACATAAVAVALGVSLPQVGISLSRFIPVSMRSELEVAKTGIKIINDVYNANPVSTKAAIELLKNIDCKGKRVAILGDMLELGQAETVSHEMMLSLCCDSHFDLIALVGKRFLRAAENLNLVGERNLLYSPDAESLAFEIVQRLNRNDVILVKGSRGMQMEKVVAAIKAMNLGFPHE; via the exons ATGCCACTATACTGCTTTCACATTCCACCCACAACTCTAAACCCTAGTCATTTCCACCAAAAATCCCACAAAGTCCTCGGCACCCACAATGAGAAAAGGGTTTTGGCCAGCCGGAAAATTTCCCATGCTGCTCATTCGAGAATTTCACCTCTCTGGACTGTGGATGAGATTGCAGAAGCTGTAAATGGCACAATTGTACAACGGGGTCCTCCAGGACCCATTTGTACGGATACCAGAACCCTTGAACCAGGCCAATGGTTTTTCGCGATCAGGGGCGAAAATTTTGATGCCCATGAGTTCATAACACCCGAATTGGGCCATAAAGGCTGTGTTGGAGTGATTGGAAACTGGGTTTGCCCGAATTGGGACAAGGGCTTTGTGGAAATGGGTGGTGAGACCCTAACTTCATTGGAGAAGATGGCCAATTATGCAAGGAATAAGTTTCACGGCTGTTTGGTTGGGGTAACAGGAAGTGCGGGGAAGACTACTACAAGAACCATGATAGCATTGACTCTTGAAAGCCTAGGCCTGGTTCACCAAACTCATGGGAATGAGAATAATAGAATTGGAGTCTGTTTGTCGTTAATTGGGATTCCTCAGAATGTGGGGTTTGTAGTTTTGGAGTTGGGAATGGATAGAAGAGGAGAGATTATGGAGCTTGCAAGAAAGGCTCGGCCATCCATAAGAGTGATTTTGAATGTGGGGTGTGCTCATTTGGAGAATTTTGCAAGTTTAGAGGAGGTTGCAATGGCAAAAGGGGAGATTTTGGCAGAAGCCAAGCCAGGGGATGTGTGTGTTCTGAATGCAGATGATCCTCTTGTTATGAGCCTTCCTGTTCCTCATGGTGTCAAAAAG GTGCTATTTGGTCAGAGGTTAGAGTGTGATGTTCGGTTTGCAGCAGAAAAAGTGCATGGGGGTCATGGAGTTCGAGTGGTCCTAGAGAGAAATCATGAAAA GGTGGAATTTGTGATTCCCAGCCCAGGTCTGCATTTGGCTCAGAATGCATGTGCGACTGCTGCAGTGGCAGTTGCATTGGGGGTTTCTCTTCCTCAAGTTGGAATATCATTGTCGAGATTTATTCCTGTTAGCATGAGATCAGAGCTTGAAGTTGCAAAAACTGGCATCAAAATTATCAATGATGTTTACAATGCCAACCCTGTTAGCACCAAGGCTGCCATTGAATTACTGAAAAACATTGATTGCAAAGGAAAAAGAGTTGCAATTCTTGGCGATATGCTAGAACTTGGTCAAGCAGAGACAGTGTCTCATGAGATGATGCTAAGCCTTTGTTGTGATTCCCATTTTGATCTAATTGCTCTTGTTGGAAAGCGGTTCCTTAGAGCAGCTGAGAATTTAAATCTAGTTGGGGAAAGAAATTTGTTATATTCACCTGATGCGGAAAGCTTGGCATTTGAAATTGTGCAAAGGTTAAATAGAAATGACGTTATTTTGGTGAAGGGCAGTCGGGGAATGCAAATGGAAAAAGTTGTAGCTGCAATAAAGGCCATGAATCTAGGCTTTCCACATGAATAG